From the genome of uncultured Pseudodesulfovibrio sp., one region includes:
- the dksA gene encoding RNA polymerase-binding protein DksA produces MEANDLKYFKETLDGMLEDILRKSEATIEDMTESGEVYADPADRATAESDRAFTLRLRDRERKLIKKIQQAVNRIEDGEFGICQECGDDISIARLKARPMTTLCINCKSKQEEDEAVRGD; encoded by the coding sequence ATGGAAGCGAATGATCTGAAGTACTTTAAGGAAACCCTGGACGGCATGCTCGAGGATATCCTCAGGAAAAGTGAGGCTACCATTGAGGATATGACCGAATCGGGTGAGGTCTACGCCGATCCGGCGGACCGGGCCACGGCCGAAAGCGACCGCGCCTTCACGTTGCGCCTGCGCGACCGCGAACGCAAGCTGATCAAGAAAATCCAGCAGGCCGTCAACCGCATTGAAGACGGTGAATTCGGCATCTGCCAGGAATGTGGCGATGACATCTCCATCGCCCGGCTCAAGGCTCGGCCCATGACCACCTTGTGCATCAACTGCAAAAGCAAACAGGAAGAGGACGAGGCTGTCCGCGGCGACTAG
- a CDS encoding NFACT RNA binding domain-containing protein: protein MEANFFRFLSAELSSTLVGRRIDKVFGPAPGVWVLAIQNTGEPLHLIFRPAKSAGLLFLSPVKPVNPQTAPAMAMWFRKRLRNRKILAAHTDWPNLRLALELSPRTDPDGKTFLILDCRTGMTLADDLPDSFAVEPEWPALEDVLEDQDIWREYPHISPPLRKTLARLPEDEAHALYFQVATASAEVFHLARSGETWTPPTAWPSGKADETYSSALEATQAYGERTLFPLLDMEEDKVQTVQLKRVRKKLKRNLASLEEEQARLEQLSAEQVKAEALQAELYRFKNAEGLESVDVTHPVHGPMTVPLNPFLSPTENMERYFKLAAKAQRGFPHLERRRRELVAQLAKAEDGTLEIHPALVPQGTPEPEGPAALPKRFRGLAVSLFRTTDGFTVIRGKNKTANHHMLSKAASPFDYWFHVEDGPSSHVILKRDHPGQDVPETTLTQAAILCGLKSYRKDDDKADIMYALVKDVRKVKGFNLGQVAVDRKIGTLRVDLDPSLEDSLATIAPPLS, encoded by the coding sequence ATGGAAGCAAATTTCTTTCGCTTTCTGAGCGCTGAACTATCGTCCACTCTTGTCGGACGCCGAATCGACAAGGTATTCGGTCCGGCCCCCGGCGTATGGGTACTGGCTATCCAGAACACCGGCGAACCCCTTCATTTGATATTCAGGCCCGCCAAATCGGCGGGCCTTCTTTTTCTCTCCCCCGTCAAGCCGGTCAACCCGCAAACCGCTCCCGCCATGGCCATGTGGTTCCGTAAACGATTGCGAAACCGCAAGATCCTGGCAGCACATACCGACTGGCCCAATCTGCGCCTGGCGCTTGAACTGTCCCCGCGGACCGACCCTGACGGCAAAACATTCCTGATCTTGGACTGCCGCACCGGCATGACCCTGGCCGATGACCTGCCTGACTCCTTTGCCGTTGAGCCCGAATGGCCCGCCCTGGAGGACGTTCTGGAAGACCAGGACATCTGGCGCGAGTACCCGCATATCTCGCCGCCACTGCGCAAGACATTGGCCCGGTTGCCCGAAGACGAAGCGCACGCCCTCTATTTTCAAGTGGCCACAGCCTCGGCTGAAGTATTCCATCTCGCCCGGTCCGGCGAAACCTGGACGCCGCCTACAGCCTGGCCGTCGGGCAAAGCCGATGAAACGTACAGTTCGGCTTTGGAGGCTACACAGGCATACGGCGAACGCACCCTTTTCCCCCTGCTCGACATGGAAGAGGACAAGGTCCAGACCGTCCAACTCAAGCGCGTGCGAAAGAAACTCAAGCGCAACCTCGCCAGTCTGGAAGAGGAACAGGCCCGGCTGGAACAACTCTCCGCCGAACAGGTCAAGGCCGAAGCCCTCCAGGCGGAGCTGTACAGATTCAAGAACGCCGAAGGGCTGGAATCCGTGGACGTCACCCATCCGGTGCATGGCCCGATGACCGTGCCGCTGAATCCGTTTCTCTCCCCCACCGAGAACATGGAACGGTATTTCAAGCTGGCCGCCAAAGCACAACGAGGTTTCCCGCATCTGGAACGTCGCCGCCGCGAACTTGTCGCCCAACTAGCCAAGGCCGAAGACGGGACCCTCGAAATCCACCCCGCCCTGGTCCCCCAGGGAACGCCTGAACCCGAAGGCCCGGCCGCCTTACCCAAACGCTTCCGGGGGCTGGCTGTGAGCCTGTTCCGCACCACAGACGGTTTCACCGTCATCCGGGGCAAGAACAAGACCGCCAACCATCACATGCTGAGCAAAGCGGCCTCGCCTTTCGACTATTGGTTCCACGTGGAGGACGGCCCCAGCTCGCACGTCATCCTGAAGCGGGACCATCCCGGCCAGGACGTACCCGAGACCACCCTGACGCAGGCCGCCATTCTTTGCGGCCTCAAAAGCTACCGCAAGGACGATGACAAGGCCGACATCATGTACGCCCTGGTCAAGGACGTACGCAAAGTCAAAGGGTTCAACCTCGGCCAGGTCGCCGTAGACCGCAAAATCGGCACTCTTCGCGTTGACCTGGATCCGTCTCTGGAAGACAGTCTGGCGACCATTGCACCGCCCCTTTCCTGA
- a CDS encoding methyl-accepting chemotaxis protein, with amino-acid sequence MGSLSIRGKLLTLFFLALFTALAVIGVSVNSLYSLSGLAVEQSRDAMLQGQREKIKAATSTMAQTLASAIRGVDTEEAQLEIFRELIKNAFFEDDRSGYFFIYTGTTNVAHPVKPALQGKDLDNLKGADGVYSVRELAKAANSGGGFVDFTWDKPGKNHPVPKLGYATMIPGTKYWIGTGVYMDDIQERTAAIKETEATSTRHALEIQLAAAAGLCLLILLPFSMIISRNIITPITETKEAAKSIATGQFDTVLNIRTRDEIGELQQSLTAMAKSLKDSIQDLQAHEAEAKRKAEEAGKATQMAEAANERAKQKTDELLEAAEELDKAVDAVSNASGGLSSRIRQAHDGATEQASRVESAATTMNEMSATILEIAHNASDTAMSVDRAKGMADEGAAVVLRVVHGIEDVAEKSKHLMADMKNLGDQAKSIGVIINVINDIADQTNLLALNAAIEAARAGEAGRGFAVVADEVRKLAEKTMSATNDVTNAVKNIQTATQTNIDNTVESVKVIDHVTVLANDSGESLRQIVELVNDATGQVQSIATAAEEHSAASEELNLSILQISEISEKTAEIMDESKTVVLDLTQLVDTLSELTERMKA; translated from the coding sequence TTGGGCTCCCTTTCTATTCGCGGCAAATTGCTGACCTTGTTTTTCCTGGCCCTGTTCACCGCACTCGCCGTCATCGGCGTGAGCGTCAATTCGCTCTACTCGCTCTCCGGCCTGGCTGTCGAACAATCCCGAGATGCCATGCTCCAGGGGCAGCGCGAAAAGATCAAGGCGGCGACCTCCACCATGGCCCAGACATTGGCCTCGGCCATTCGAGGCGTCGACACCGAGGAAGCCCAGCTTGAGATCTTCCGCGAGCTCATAAAAAACGCCTTTTTTGAAGACGATCGTTCCGGCTATTTCTTCATTTACACGGGCACCACGAACGTCGCCCACCCGGTCAAACCGGCACTGCAGGGCAAGGATCTGGACAATCTCAAAGGTGCGGACGGAGTATACTCCGTGCGCGAACTCGCCAAGGCGGCAAATTCGGGCGGTGGCTTCGTGGACTTCACCTGGGACAAGCCCGGCAAGAACCACCCCGTGCCCAAACTCGGTTACGCCACCATGATTCCCGGCACGAAATACTGGATCGGAACCGGGGTGTACATGGATGACATCCAGGAAAGAACCGCGGCTATCAAGGAAACGGAAGCGACCTCCACCCGGCACGCCCTGGAAATTCAGCTGGCGGCTGCCGCCGGCCTGTGCCTCCTGATCCTGCTCCCCTTCAGCATGATCATCTCCCGCAATATCATCACCCCCATCACCGAGACCAAGGAAGCCGCCAAAAGCATCGCCACCGGCCAATTCGATACCGTGCTGAATATCCGCACACGCGACGAGATCGGCGAACTGCAGCAATCCCTGACCGCCATGGCCAAATCGCTCAAGGACAGCATCCAGGATCTGCAGGCCCACGAAGCCGAGGCCAAGAGAAAGGCGGAGGAAGCAGGCAAGGCCACGCAGATGGCCGAAGCCGCCAATGAACGCGCCAAGCAGAAAACCGATGAACTTCTCGAAGCCGCCGAGGAACTGGACAAGGCCGTGGATGCCGTCAGCAATGCCTCGGGGGGCCTCTCGTCCCGGATCCGGCAGGCTCACGACGGAGCAACAGAACAGGCGAGCCGGGTTGAATCCGCAGCCACGACCATGAACGAAATGAGCGCCACGATCCTGGAAATCGCCCACAACGCCAGCGACACAGCCATGTCCGTGGACAGAGCCAAAGGCATGGCGGACGAAGGCGCAGCTGTGGTCCTGCGCGTCGTGCACGGCATTGAGGACGTGGCCGAAAAATCGAAACATCTCATGGCCGATATGAAAAATCTTGGAGACCAGGCCAAGAGTATCGGCGTGATCATCAACGTGATCAATGACATCGCCGACCAGACCAACCTGCTGGCGCTGAACGCCGCCATTGAGGCTGCCCGTGCAGGCGAGGCGGGACGCGGGTTCGCCGTGGTTGCCGACGAGGTCAGGAAACTGGCTGAAAAAACCATGAGCGCCACCAACGATGTGACCAACGCGGTCAAAAACATCCAGACGGCCACCCAGACGAACATCGACAACACGGTGGAATCGGTCAAGGTCATCGACCACGTCACCGTACTGGCCAACGATTCAGGCGAATCCCTTCGCCAGATCGTGGAGCTTGTCAACGATGCCACCGGCCAGGTCCAATCCATCGCCACAGCGGCCGAGGAGCACAGTGCCGCCAGCGAGGAGCTCAATCTCAGCATTCTCCAGATAAGCGAAATTTCGGAAAAGACCGCCGAAATCATGGACGAATCGAAAACCGTGGTCCTCGATCTCACGCAATTGGTCGACACCCTGAGCGAGCTTACGGAACGAATGAAGGCGTAG
- the mutY gene encoding A/G-specific adenine glycosylase gives MDQTGFTRALLQWYDAEQRDLPWRSDPTPYRVWVSEIMAQQTQMDRVVEYYKRWMDRFPDLHSLAEAHEEDVLNLWEGLGYYSRARNLHRAAVLIQDQFGGEFPQDFPDIRSLPGVGEYTAGAVASIALGQREPAVDANVLRVFARLLDMDIPVRDRAGRNMVEDAVRRLIPEDRPGDFNQAVMEFGALICRKNPRCEACPVREFCRAFEKGTVPLRPVLPASKEIIRIDMATGFLVHQGRVLIQKRKPGDVWPGLWEFPGGCVEPGETAEQALRREYLEEVELAVEPVEKITVVRYSYTRYRVTMDCFLCRFEGDPSEPVFHEAVKGGFVHPAELSGYALPSGHRKLVDRMLADMRFSHLFKD, from the coding sequence ATGGACCAGACCGGATTCACCCGCGCATTGCTGCAATGGTACGACGCCGAACAGAGGGACCTGCCCTGGCGGAGCGACCCGACCCCGTATAGGGTCTGGGTCTCGGAGATCATGGCCCAGCAGACCCAGATGGACCGCGTGGTGGAATACTACAAACGGTGGATGGACCGCTTCCCGGACCTCCATTCCCTGGCCGAAGCCCATGAGGAAGATGTTCTCAACCTCTGGGAAGGGCTCGGGTACTATTCCCGCGCCCGCAACCTGCACCGTGCCGCCGTGCTGATCCAGGATCAGTTCGGCGGAGAATTCCCCCAAGACTTTCCGGATATACGCTCTCTGCCCGGCGTGGGCGAGTACACGGCAGGTGCCGTGGCTTCCATCGCTCTTGGGCAGCGCGAGCCGGCCGTGGACGCCAACGTCCTGAGGGTTTTTGCCCGTTTGCTGGACATGGATATACCGGTCCGGGACAGGGCCGGGCGCAACATGGTTGAGGACGCTGTCAGGCGGCTTATTCCCGAAGATCGTCCCGGCGATTTCAACCAGGCCGTCATGGAGTTCGGGGCCCTGATCTGCCGCAAGAATCCTCGCTGTGAGGCTTGCCCTGTGCGTGAATTTTGCCGGGCATTCGAAAAGGGCACAGTGCCTTTGAGGCCTGTTCTGCCAGCCTCCAAGGAAATCATTCGTATCGACATGGCCACAGGCTTTCTGGTCCATCAGGGCAGGGTGCTGATCCAGAAACGCAAGCCCGGCGACGTCTGGCCAGGGCTGTGGGAGTTCCCCGGCGGTTGCGTCGAGCCGGGCGAAACCGCCGAACAGGCTCTCAGGCGCGAATATCTGGAAGAGGTGGAACTCGCCGTGGAACCGGTGGAGAAGATCACCGTGGTTCGCTACAGCTACACGCGCTACCGGGTGACCATGGACTGCTTCCTGTGCCGATTTGAGGGCGATCCCTCGGAGCCGGTATTCCACGAAGCGGTCAAGGGCGGGTTCGTCCATCCCGCCGAGTTGTCCGGTTACGCCTTGCCTTCAGGCCACCGCAAGCTGGTGGACCGTATGCTCGCCGATATGCGCTTCTCTCATCTCTTCAAAGACTGA
- the gpmA gene encoding 2,3-diphosphoglycerate-dependent phosphoglycerate mutase, producing MHKLVLIRHGQSEWNLENRFTGWTDVDLTEQGVREAVDGARLLKEGGFTFDVAHTSLLKRAIRTLWLVQDELDLMWLPVFKTWRLNERHYGALQGLNKAETAQKYGDEQVFVWRRSFDTPPPELEPGDERFPGNDPRYADLTPDELPRCESLKLTIDRTMPYWFDSVAPQVRAGQKVLIVAHGNSLRGLVKYLDNMSDEDITTLNIPTGLPLVYELNDDLTPIRHYYLGDQEAAAKAAEAVANQAKGR from the coding sequence ATGCATAAATTGGTATTGATCCGACACGGACAGAGCGAGTGGAACCTGGAAAACCGGTTTACCGGCTGGACCGACGTGGACCTGACCGAACAGGGGGTTCGCGAGGCCGTGGACGGCGCGCGACTGCTCAAGGAGGGAGGATTCACCTTTGACGTGGCGCACACCTCGTTGCTCAAGAGGGCCATCCGCACCCTGTGGCTCGTTCAGGATGAATTGGACCTCATGTGGCTGCCGGTATTCAAGACCTGGCGGCTCAATGAGCGCCACTACGGTGCGTTGCAGGGGCTGAACAAGGCCGAGACCGCCCAGAAGTACGGAGACGAGCAGGTTTTTGTCTGGCGGCGCAGCTTCGATACCCCGCCGCCCGAGCTGGAGCCCGGTGACGAGCGCTTCCCGGGCAACGACCCGCGTTATGCTGACCTGACTCCCGACGAGCTGCCGCGTTGCGAAAGTCTCAAGCTGACCATCGACCGGACCATGCCCTACTGGTTCGATTCCGTCGCTCCCCAGGTGCGGGCCGGGCAGAAGGTCCTCATTGTGGCCCATGGCAATTCGCTGCGCGGTCTGGTCAAGTATTTGGACAACATGTCCGACGAGGACATCACCACGCTGAACATACCCACGGGGCTGCCTCTGGTTTATGAGCTGAACGACGATCTGACTCCCATTCGTCACTACTACCTGGGCGACCAGGAGGCCGCGGCCAAGGCAGCCGAAGCGGTTGCCAATCAGGCCAAGGGCAGGTAA
- a CDS encoding tetratricopeptide repeat protein has translation MPTIANLLETLPVINQSRLVASGFGIWVAWKGKLHSAVDNTLQEYGALCVTKEGDQALWYCNTVEVFRALARLQVWARVNPMPVFCQIVPLTFLVGYDMTYSVSLSVELDRQSVVPTDDFEVVVHPKLKGQVQSVPGLTTEAATRTEGLANVEWLRLVADQGLDYESMLRWFFIIKPLGRMSDKESILGWRDFSTDVIELLQRLGLKYISDVKEGALFLPLESFRLLKNFTTDLMNLIKHNKETPDKKYWPVVMAAVPQGELHFTADLPRKVGLDWNRLTPDYPHVRFMDGFLLSPWFRMNEARYGAGTVNLDSWCTLALKDGDSSAGYGTLQVALPNALVAADGERECFYCGLKNHHASECPSKQIATPQPQVWRLLSKADINEFSEGFSGLDKDVSKEDFVSSILQIMESKNDLESVLARAVFEINSPVQLRTLKLVWRSRGKEWADGFKQLAPQEGDYIWEAMESLEQGDMEETERLLKEAQAKYPRSYQPQSLLGYWYMEGGDLNQAMFHWQEAERMSYTTMQQGCMAFLQARLMEVEGNYKDAINTYKRVNSLSPTWLQPVYRQAVCMVKMGFTGQAMDTLFELVFRDPNIFNRILVDPELDRGRVQLLSAMWEKWNEAENSVEATRTQVEELTDDISRRFDENHPYFETANEELDRLRNFSRTNNYVAYHQLLTGAEKFQAALDDEVRREIKRVNANIEYLAERVRDIQREAAWFPFPKLLLEFNKEFNYCVDKINWIRTQRLHDADNFRKSLRFVEEIEQHIDSLQGRLVTLRIVRDSTLFILMLGRNFIWLELLGLGALLIAVPALIYFTQGIEGNMILDTLKEPSQRWEISKGLIIILSILCVAMAAIKSAVTFDKRKRELFDQIDQEKRKSAPKRY, from the coding sequence GTGCCGACCATTGCCAATCTCCTTGAGACCCTCCCCGTCATCAACCAGTCGCGGTTGGTGGCCTCCGGCTTCGGCATATGGGTGGCCTGGAAGGGGAAGCTGCACAGCGCAGTGGACAACACTCTGCAGGAATACGGCGCCCTGTGTGTGACCAAGGAGGGAGACCAGGCACTGTGGTACTGCAACACGGTGGAGGTCTTCCGGGCCCTTGCCCGGCTCCAGGTATGGGCGCGGGTCAATCCCATGCCGGTGTTCTGCCAGATCGTCCCCCTGACGTTTCTGGTCGGCTACGACATGACCTATTCGGTCTCCCTGTCCGTGGAGTTGGACCGTCAGAGCGTGGTCCCGACGGATGATTTCGAAGTGGTCGTCCATCCCAAACTCAAGGGGCAGGTCCAGTCTGTGCCCGGGTTGACCACGGAAGCGGCTACGCGCACGGAGGGACTGGCCAATGTGGAATGGTTGCGGCTGGTTGCTGACCAGGGACTGGACTACGAGTCCATGTTGCGCTGGTTCTTTATCATCAAGCCGCTGGGCCGCATGTCCGACAAGGAAAGCATCCTGGGCTGGCGGGATTTCTCCACCGACGTCATCGAGCTCTTACAGCGCCTCGGGCTCAAATATATCTCCGACGTCAAGGAGGGGGCGTTATTCCTGCCACTGGAAAGCTTCCGCCTGCTGAAGAATTTCACCACCGATTTGATGAATCTCATCAAACACAACAAGGAAACCCCGGACAAGAAGTACTGGCCGGTGGTGATGGCAGCAGTGCCGCAGGGGGAGCTGCATTTCACCGCCGATCTGCCGCGTAAGGTCGGATTGGACTGGAACCGGCTTACACCGGACTACCCCCACGTGCGGTTCATGGACGGCTTCCTGCTCTCGCCCTGGTTCCGCATGAACGAGGCCCGATACGGCGCGGGGACGGTCAATCTCGACTCCTGGTGTACCCTGGCTCTCAAGGATGGGGACAGCAGCGCCGGTTACGGGACCCTGCAGGTGGCCCTGCCCAATGCCCTGGTCGCCGCAGACGGCGAACGGGAATGCTTCTACTGCGGCCTCAAGAATCACCATGCGTCCGAGTGCCCGAGCAAGCAGATCGCCACTCCGCAACCGCAGGTCTGGCGGCTTTTGTCCAAAGCGGACATCAATGAATTTTCCGAGGGTTTTTCCGGTCTGGACAAAGACGTGTCCAAAGAGGATTTCGTCTCCTCGATCCTTCAGATCATGGAATCGAAAAACGATCTTGAAAGCGTGCTGGCGCGGGCGGTCTTCGAGATCAATTCTCCGGTTCAACTACGTACGTTGAAGCTTGTCTGGCGCAGCCGGGGCAAGGAGTGGGCAGATGGCTTCAAGCAGCTTGCCCCGCAAGAAGGGGACTATATCTGGGAAGCCATGGAATCCCTTGAACAGGGAGATATGGAAGAGACCGAGAGGCTGCTCAAGGAAGCCCAGGCGAAATATCCGAGGAGCTATCAGCCGCAATCCCTTTTGGGCTACTGGTACATGGAGGGCGGCGACCTGAACCAGGCCATGTTCCACTGGCAGGAAGCGGAGCGTATGAGCTACACGACCATGCAGCAGGGATGCATGGCCTTCCTGCAGGCCCGGCTCATGGAGGTTGAGGGCAACTACAAAGACGCCATCAACACCTACAAGCGGGTCAATTCCCTTTCGCCCACCTGGCTGCAACCCGTTTATCGGCAGGCCGTCTGCATGGTCAAAATGGGGTTCACGGGTCAGGCCATGGATACCCTGTTCGAACTGGTGTTCCGTGATCCGAACATTTTCAACCGCATTCTCGTGGATCCTGAGCTCGACAGGGGCAGGGTGCAGCTGCTCAGCGCCATGTGGGAGAAGTGGAACGAGGCCGAAAATTCAGTGGAAGCCACCCGCACGCAGGTGGAGGAACTGACCGACGACATCTCCAGGCGATTCGACGAGAATCACCCCTATTTTGAAACGGCCAACGAGGAGCTGGACCGGTTGCGCAATTTCAGCCGGACCAACAACTATGTCGCCTATCACCAACTGCTGACGGGAGCGGAAAAGTTTCAGGCCGCGTTGGATGATGAGGTCCGGCGGGAGATCAAGCGGGTCAACGCCAATATCGAATACCTCGCCGAACGGGTTCGCGACATCCAGCGTGAGGCGGCCTGGTTCCCGTTTCCCAAGCTGCTTCTGGAGTTCAACAAGGAATTCAACTACTGCGTGGACAAGATCAACTGGATACGCACGCAGCGGCTCCATGATGCGGACAACTTCCGTAAGTCCCTTCGTTTCGTGGAGGAGATCGAGCAGCATATCGACAGCCTCCAGGGGCGTCTGGTCACGCTGCGCATCGTTCGCGACTCGACCCTGTTCATCCTCATGCTCGGCCGCAACTTTATCTGGCTTGAACTTCTGGGCCTGGGCGCGCTGCTTATCGCCGTTCCGGCGCTCATCTATTTCACGCAGGGTATCGAGGGCAACATGATCCTCGACACCCTCAAGGAACCGAGTCAGCGTTGGGAAATATCCAAGGGGCTGATCATTATCCTGAGCATCCTGTGCGTTGCCATGGCCGCCATCAAAAGCGCGGTAACCTTCGATAAGCGTAAGCGGGAACTGTTCGATCAGATCGACCAGGAAAAGCGTAAGTCCGCACCCAAGCGGTACTGA
- a CDS encoding glycosyltransferase family A protein produces MKNSLVSIILPTYNRAEYLGRALESVLAQTYGNWECRIIDDGSTDDTEAVLARFDDPRIYCRRQENQGVSGARNTGIAECRGEILALLDSDDEWLPTKLETQLSYMAEHGYEICQTEEIWYRGGKRVNQPARYAKPEGWFFEAALEMCLISPSCTMFTRAAWEVMGPFDTAMPSCEDYDMWLRACLHFPVGLVREPLTLKHGGRPDQLSVCVPCADLHRIRALIKILQSRKLDEKQHELALDSLHRKVEIYMQGCEKRGKKDEAERVWTLFCMVREGKEIPLNTLS; encoded by the coding sequence ATGAAAAACAGTCTGGTTTCCATTATCCTGCCCACTTACAATCGGGCGGAGTACCTCGGCAGGGCGCTCGAATCCGTCCTGGCCCAGACCTACGGGAACTGGGAATGCCGTATCATCGACGACGGGTCGACTGACGACACCGAGGCAGTCCTGGCCCGTTTCGATGATCCGCGCATCTATTGTCGCCGCCAGGAGAACCAGGGGGTTTCCGGAGCGCGCAATACCGGTATAGCGGAATGTCGGGGCGAGATCCTGGCTTTGCTCGATTCCGACGACGAGTGGCTGCCCACCAAGCTTGAAACCCAGCTTTCCTACATGGCGGAGCATGGCTACGAGATCTGCCAGACCGAGGAAATCTGGTATCGGGGCGGCAAGCGGGTCAATCAGCCCGCCCGGTACGCCAAGCCCGAAGGGTGGTTTTTCGAAGCCGCGCTTGAGATGTGTCTGATCAGCCCCTCGTGCACCATGTTCACACGAGCAGCCTGGGAAGTCATGGGACCGTTCGATACGGCCATGCCGTCATGCGAGGACTACGACATGTGGTTGCGCGCCTGTCTGCACTTTCCCGTGGGGTTGGTTCGCGAACCACTGACCCTCAAACACGGCGGCAGGCCGGATCAGTTGTCCGTATGCGTACCGTGCGCCGATCTGCATCGTATTCGTGCCCTGATAAAAATCCTGCAAAGTCGAAAACTTGACGAAAAGCAGCACGAATTGGCCCTGGATTCGCTGCATAGAAAGGTTGAGATATATATGCAAGGGTGCGAAAAAAGAGGCAAAAAGGACGAGGCTGAGCGTGTTTGGACCCTGTTTTGCATGGTCCGCGAGGGGAAAGAAATTCCCTTGAATACTTTGAGTTAG
- a CDS encoding glycosyltransferase family 4 protein yields the protein MRIFQVINVRWFNATAWYAITLSKLLADAGHEVLVLTQAGTQSEAVAREAGLQTVAVDLNTTNPVRFAAAARHIIQLLRTHRPDIVNCHRGEGFFLWGLLKLFGFHYKLVRTRGDQRPPRSDALNRWLHAGVADAVVVTNRRMADYFLHKMRTPGHGLWLIHGGVDTVKFHFDQAGRDSVRNEFGFGPDDMVVGLLGRFDRVKGHKETIEAVARLRQRGMDNVRLFLIGFDTAMTSDQIKAHIRDAGVEDITRISGRRDDVNACISALDVGVVASLWSEAIARSALEIMATDRPLVSTNVGVMPDLVNPPVLVDPEDVEGLAEAIGAVAENADLRDQVLSTQKRTMSQLTLDEFLKRTLNLYQSLVDGD from the coding sequence ATGAGAATATTTCAAGTCATAAATGTCCGCTGGTTCAACGCGACGGCGTGGTACGCCATCACTCTGAGCAAACTCCTGGCCGATGCGGGCCACGAGGTCCTGGTCCTTACCCAGGCCGGAACCCAGTCCGAGGCCGTGGCCCGAGAGGCCGGGCTGCAGACAGTTGCCGTGGACCTGAACACGACCAACCCCGTCCGCTTCGCTGCCGCCGCAAGGCATATCATACAACTGCTGCGGACGCACCGTCCGGATATCGTCAACTGCCACCGGGGGGAAGGCTTTTTCCTGTGGGGGCTGCTCAAGCTTTTCGGTTTCCACTACAAGCTGGTGCGAACCCGTGGGGACCAGCGGCCGCCGCGTTCGGACGCCCTCAACCGCTGGCTCCATGCAGGCGTGGCCGACGCCGTGGTGGTAACCAACCGGCGCATGGCAGACTATTTCCTGCACAAGATGCGCACCCCCGGGCACGGCCTGTGGCTCATCCACGGCGGCGTGGACACCGTCAAATTCCACTTCGACCAGGCCGGACGCGACAGCGTCCGCAACGAGTTCGGCTTCGGCCCCGACGACATGGTGGTCGGCTTGCTGGGCCGCTTCGATCGGGTCAAGGGCCACAAGGAGACCATCGAGGCTGTCGCCAGACTGCGGCAACGAGGCATGGACAATGTCCGCCTTTTCCTCATCGGATTCGACACGGCCATGACCAGCGATCAGATCAAGGCGCACATCCGTGATGCCGGGGTCGAGGATATCACCCGCATCAGCGGCAGACGCGACGACGTGAACGCCTGCATCAGCGCCCTGGACGTGGGTGTGGTCGCCTCCCTTTGGTCAGAGGCCATTGCCCGCTCGGCCCTGGAAATCATGGCAACCGACCGTCCGCTGGTATCCACCAACGTGGGCGTGATGCCTGATCTGGTGAATCCCCCCGTGTTGGTCGATCCGGAAGATGTGGAAGGCCTTGCCGAAGCCATCGGCGCGGTGGCCGAGAATGCGGATCTCCGGGATCAGGTCTTGAGCACGCAGAAGCGGACCATGTCCCAACTCACCCTGGACGAATTCCTCAAACGGACCCTGAATCTCTACCAGAGCCTCGTGGACGGGGATTGA